The sequence caggaggcatccttgtcagatgcccgaaccacctcagctggctcctttcaatgtggaggagcagcggctctactctgagcccctcccagatggccgCACTTCTCACCCTTTCTCTAAGGCAGTTAAGACCATCTAACCAAAATGAATATCTGAAAATCTTCTAAAATGAACAATTGAAATCATATAAAAGTCtaatacatttaaacatttaaaaaatcctgTTATCCAGTTCTTTGTCCTTCCAAAATTAAATAGGCTGTCAGAAATCTGTGTTTGCTATTGATGCAAACCTAATTTTTGAGAAATATATCAGCAAGCTAATCCAGCCCTCCTGTCTGCATTTGAGGAGTGCTAGAATACAACTGATATTGAGTTTTAGCCACATACTCTCTATTATTCTTACTGTTATTAACTTTGCCACGGAGGTTATGTTTTTGACAGTGTTTCTGTGCCTGCATGTCattctttctgtctgtaaacactaTAGCTcaaagttttgaatgaattctgataaaaacTGTGTAGGGGTGTAGCGTGGGGTCATGCCAACAATCCATTCAAATTTTGCTTACATCCCCTGAGGTCATGAAGGTGAACTTTATGATTTATTGGTagaaaattgacaaaaagcctAGCCATATCTTAGAAACTGATTCTCACAAGTGTTGTGTGTATTGCCAACACATAGAAAATAATCTAATATAATATGATTGCAATATACAGATTTCAAATGTCAGATTTGACCTCCGACCTCTCCTTGATTGTTAATagattgatctgaaggtcaaagcAATAATAATGCTGTTTAGGGCTATTTAAAACTGAGTTTGTCATCCTTTGTATTGAGAACATATAGGCATATAAGGAATGATATATgaggattctaaatatcacgtTACTTTGGACCTCTGACAGATAAACCTCATAGCATGCCCTCATGATCCTCATACTGTTTATTTTACAGCATAGTGAAATAAAGTCACCACCACAAAGTAAAAATGCTTTATTGACTGAAGTGAAATACAAAGTGCAGAAAAGCCAAAACGTAATGTCCCCACGTTAGGACAGAGGGTGTCAGGAGTGAGTGCCCTTCATGACCTGGGTCCAGAAGAGATGCTGGAATAGACCAGTGAGCAGCCTGATATCCTGAGGCAGGAACCTGCCAACTGTTCCCACCTCATGCTTAAAAACTGAAGGCGACTGAGCATTTGCTGTTTGGGCTCCTCTGCTGTGGAAAAACCTGCCTGAGCAAGTCTGACTTTTATTTCGCAAGTGTTAAGCTttactcattttatttattttttaaaataaaatgttcttataatgtttacttttttaatttgtattgtatttCACTCTCGACAATGCACTAGCTTATCTCTAGAGTGTAATACTTTGGTTTTAAATCATCTGATAACTttgacttttttgtatttttttgtgtgtattatgtttttgtaaagcAGTTTTGTAATGCTGATTTTAATGGACACTATTCAAATAAAcgtcctgttttttttatggatGCCAGTTTTGCAGAGCTGTCTTGATAGCCTAATAAACCTCACATTATCAACTTCATGGTAGCGTTAGAGTCAGGCAATGAAAGTCAGTAGGAGTTATCCTCAGGGAATCATGAATGCTTTTACAATCCATTAGTTAGTGTGGACTAAAGGGTCTGACCAGTGAACGAGTGCTACCTATAGAGCCAGCGTGCCTAAAAACCTCACATAAAACCTCTTTGTCCAAGTTCATACATGCAAATATTctaatttttatcattttactgtTGCAGATTGATGTTATTTCCACAGGCTGTTAATAAGACAATATTTCTTCATCTCCACAGGACTCTTCACTTCTATTACACTCATCGGAAAATGTTTCCCTCAACGCCCGCAATGAAAATGGTGACGTTATAGAGAGGATATCTGTGGGTGAGaggacacacagaaacatgcgGCACATACACATCACATCCTGCTGATGAGTGACACTGAGAGTGACAGTAAAGACACTGGTGCACTGCAGGGATTTCTCATCCAGCATTAGCAGAGACAAGAGGCCATATTTCAATTCATAATCTCTTAGATTTCCATTTAAAATCCATTAAATTCAGCATTCCTTTTCTCCATCCATTGCTTCTGGATCATTCTGTATTACACGCGAGGGCCTGAGGCCGGTGGAGGATCATATTTGTGCGTCTCTTTATGGCTCACCGACTGCCACGTTGGGGGATTTTGTCATAATTAAAAGGCCAGCAAATTGTTGTGTTCCACAGTGCCGTTATGTGTCCTTGATCATTAAGCCATAAAATGCATAGCCTGCATACTCTTGGGCCTCTgtgaataaaactaaaatgctTGTTAGGGAATACTGCGTGTCTGTTCACAGTTGTGAGCCCTGACAGAGGTTAAATATCTCACTGAGTGATCTACATGTTTTAGAGCAGCTTCTCTCAGGGCTGATGGAGTGAAGGGCAAAAGGAAGTAACCTCAGATGAGTTTCGTGTCAGACCAAAGCAGTAATATGGTTAcgcatttttaatcactgcgTTTCTCATCAGCAGGTGGCCGCTGACTTTCCCCTTTCCACCTCTACGCTGATCTAAATTGGGAATGTGTCTCTGAGCACATCGAACTGAATCACAGGAAGAGAATGATGATAGATTTTCATGGTTGCACGTTACTCATGTCTTATTGCCAAACCCCttcaggtgttgttgttgttgttgttccagGTCCAAAAGAGGCTCAGGGACACACTCGAAATCTGCTCATTAACTCGCACAATGACAACATGCTGTTCACTGCAGATGGCGACAAGGCTGAGATTGGGCCAGACAAACTACGAGTCACAGGTACACCAATGGCCGCGACGTGCTGTGTTTCCTTGGACGTAGCACACACCTGTTGGTGGAAgggttttggggaaaaaaatgaaaaaataataacactgaCAACAGATGTAGACTCAACAGGACCAATTTGGTTTGATGGCAAATATCAGCTCAACAATCCAGCACCCAAGGGCAGAGACAGCCCAGTCATTTTCACAGTCATTCGTGTCATAGAGTGCGTGGTTATCTTTGAAGTGCacagagagaacagaaaaaTGAGATGCCAGAGCACAATACTGTACAGTTTATCATATTACTGAACAAAGGGTTGATGGGATATTTCTGCGCTTTTATTCTGAATCTTAGTCTCCGGTGGGTTGCGTTAATGGTTACGTGTGCCGCTGGCCACACGCTGTGCTGACTGATTAATGTTGAACAGAGTGTCAGCCGATAACTTCGTATCGCCCGGGGTCAGTTTGATCCGCAGAGAGCAGCAGGCAGCGGGAGCTGTTTTTCCAGGAATCCTCTAAACAAAGCTTCTgtactctctgtgtttgtggagTGTTTACATCCTTCACAGTTGGCTCCAAGTGTTGCAGCATTTGGATCCAGTTTCACTTCTCTGCTCCAGCATTGCCTGAATTTTTCTGAAGTCGAAGTAGGCAGACAGCCCgcctctatttaaaaaaaacaaacaatgtttACACAACGACGCAATCCACAATAtatactgcactgcagtgcttTGAGATAAATATTAGAGGATTACAGTCAGCAGCCCCTCATCCTCTGAGCACAGGTGGCGTCTACAAAACTTTAGTTACACTCACCtggcactttattaggtacaccttcaGAGCTAGCTTAATTCTTCAAAGGAcacctcagagattttggtcgaCAGTGACATGACGGCATCACactgttgctgcagatttgtcagctgcacatccgtCATCGGAATCTCCCGTTCAACCGCAGACCCAAAGGTCCTCTATTGGACTGAGGTCTGATGACCGTGGAGGTCATGTGAGTTCTTTGAACTCACTGTCattttcaagaaaccagtttgagttttgtgacatggtgcgcTTTCCTACTGGAAGCAGCCAAGGATGGGTACACTGCGGTTATAAAGGGATGGACGTGATCAGCTGCAAtattcaggtaggctgtggtgtttaaataatGCTCAGTTGCTCTAAGgagtccaaagtgtgccaagaaaatattgcTCACCACCAGCAGGCTGAACCAAGGCAGGCTGGAACTATGctttcacagcatgtcttttgtcccatcttccttctctcacctccAACTAGTCGCAagagatggctgcccctccctgagcctggctctgctggaggttccttcctgttaaaagggagttttttcttcccactgttaccaaaGCACTCACTCATgaggggtcatatgattttgggtttttttgtctgttttctctgtattattgtaaggtctttacCTAAAAATagaaagcaccttgaggcaactgttctGGTGATTCGggactataaaaataaaattgaattgaagtaaattcaatttaattgaAATTCTCACCCCATAATCTGAATATTGGAGCAGAatttgagactcatcagaccttCTGTTGTCCCATTTTGGTGTGAATTTAGACCCcattttcctgttcttagctgacaggagtcaGGAAAGGTAGTTTCctacataccttggttgtaatgagtaatgagttactgttgccttcctatcaccTCGGAGCAGTCagaccattctcctctgacctctggcatcaaaaaGGCATTTTCAGCTAGAAATCTGCTGCTCACCGGATATTTATCAGACCTTTGTCTGTAAACACTAGTGAtgcttgtgtgggaaaatcccagtagatcagcagtttgtgaaattccCAGAGCAACCCGTCTGACAGCTACAGTCAGTCTACATTCAAAATAAttcaaatcacctttcttccccattctggtgctcagtttgaacttcagcaggtcatctcgAGCATTCCTACATGTCTAAATAtgctgagttgctgccatgcgattggctgattagatgtttgcattaacaagcagttgaacagggtGAGTGCAGTGTTAAAATACTTCAGTCTGGGACAAAGGGGTGAACTGGCCAACATACCATGAATGCCACTGTCAGCAAAGCTACtcatgttgttttattaaaaatgtttggTGTGTGTTGTGACCATATCAGGCTCCTGGACTCTGTTAAATGCTGTAACAGATCTTGATGTTTGTGTATCTTTGTTTGCAGGTCCTGAAGGAGCGCTGTTCCAGCATTCAGTGGAGGTGCCTCAGCTGAGATCAGAAATGTTGAAAGAGCTGAGGTGAGCGTTTCAGACTTTGTGTATTATTGGATTTTTCAAAACAATCTgctaaagaaatacaaaactataagAAATCAAAGTTTAGGTTCAGTCTCACAGGTGTTGCTCAGGTGAAATAAACAAGCAAACGGATAAAATGGTGGTGTTTTTAAAGTCGAGATGTTTCTTTAGGTTGGAGTCCCCGACTCGCTCGCTCAGTATGGATGCACCGAAAGGAGTTTTTATGAAAGCTCTGGCTGGCAACATTGAAGCTGCTTCCAACATGGATGTCATTCTGCAGTCAAAAGAAGGGCTGGTACGAAATCCACTTTTCACTTCCTGCTGATTGCTACAAAGCCGTCTTCAGGCATGCTTTTTCCTTTAGCTCACAGAGGGAATATAGAGAGCATGTTTTTCCAGCAAACATGCTGCGCTACGCTTTTACGCTCTCTCGGGTCACACCTGGGAGCTCGAGTTCAGTTTAAAAGGCGCTCTGCTGTTCCCATTTACTGAACATTTTTGTGTAGAAACACCTTACAGACAGCCGGCACTTAAAAAGCCTCTTTATCTTTCTTATCAAAAGGATATAGTGTAACATATTAAAGAAAATCTTTTTCTAAAGCAGTGAGAATCTcgtctaaccctaaccctttctTTTGAACTTTGAAAACATCTGTTTGTGCTCTGTAGGTTTGTTGTGGGTAGTGGTTTGCTGTTTCCATGTTAGTGTTTAGAGTGAGTTTTGGTAATTGGTGGCTGAATCGGATCTGACTAATAGCTGTGGTTCAGCGAGCTGACTGAAGCACGTTAGAGCCATTTGTATCACGAGCACTTATTTGACCTTTTTTGAATTAATTCTCAGTAGATCAGCACATTTATATGACAGAGTAGTTGTGTGATGCATCacttcttcatctttcttttcttgctgtgaggatgATAACTGCATGTTAATCTGCACTTAACTTTAACGCTCACGTTCTCTCATTTTAAGCTGATTTACTGCcagaccttttttcttttttttaaaaattatcatCATGTCGTCATGCACTGGTTAGGTATTAAATAGATCATTCTTTAGCTCGCTGCACACTGTGTCTTATTGTGCGTGCATGACGTAAAAGGACTGAAACAGAGTGATATTTCCTTGCTCTTTCGCTGGATctttgttgttctcctttaatCGTCCTTGCTCTCCGTGCTGTCTGCTGTACAGCTGGTGCTGGATGCTGAGACGGTGCGCATGCCGCGCCTGCCCAAGAGCGAGGATGGGGTTTCTGGAAATGCTCAGATTCTCTACGAGGTCTGCGTCTGTCCCAGCGGAAAGCTCTTCCTGTCCAAGGCTGGAAGAACTTCCACTTGCAGCGATAATCAGGACTGCTAGATAGAGTCTGACAAGGTCATCGATTTTTCATCTCTCAGAAGAGGCACCTTCTGGGAGGCAACAAgcacaacagttttttttttatctttataccACAGTGGGTCTACCAGGATCCCAGTGGCACATCGAGGCCTGTGAAAATACAAATGCCTGCTGGCATAAATGGAATGAGTTCTTTAAGTTGCATTTATGAACTTCTGACCATTCAACCGAAACAAATTGGCTCTCACAACTAAATTTGTCTGCATCAGAGCTTTATGgatcattttttttacacacacagtgtCATGGCTGGGCAACGAGGAGCTGGTAACAGCTTACATCCTATGCAATATTATCTTGTGGTGCAATAAATGAAAGTGAAGCATATCAAGGGCttgaaaatttgaaaaataaatccctGAAACAACACCAGAGTGTTattgaaaatatttgttttgctttatacAATCTCCTCTTGGTCCAAGCCCTTGGTATGCTGTGTTTTGGTGTTGgtgcatgtatttatttaaatggagacaaacacaaatgctgtatattttgttttattttttgtcttttttctttttttaaactcaaattCAGATAATGAGGTTTTGATATTAATGAGGTTTCACATGTGTATCTACAAAGGGCACTTGGAGAGCATACTCTCTGATAAGACCAACGCCagtgcacttttttgcaattttaaagTAAGTGGCTTGGATCCGCACAAAAAGGTCATGGGCTCTTCCTTTGCCAGTGCTCCAGCTCTCCACCAAAATTGATGAAATCTGTTTTATGTGTAGTCCTGAtgtcagacacacagagagcagcGATCACATGCCACATGTTTGGCATGTTGTAAGCATGTAATTACGCAGCAATTTCCTGCTGGTAAGCTGAGCTGGTCTGTTTGTTCAGTAATCTCACTTACGGCCAAAGGACTAATATATCATCACTGCTGACCTCAGAAAAAAGaacgcaaaaacaaaatatgtggaAAATAAGAACTTGGATCTCATACTTTCAGTATAACCATTGCCTTTATGATTAAATTTGCCTTTGGTTAAATGGGTCGAAAATATCCGTATGTTGTAGTGATAGTCGCACCGAGTTTGGCACCAGTTCGTCTGTACATCACTGTTTTAGAACATTTCACAccattgtgtttttgtcatcAGTCTTTTTTAAGTAGTTCATTATTAGTCCTGAGATATTTTAATAGTGTGCAatgtgtatgttttatttttgaataaacTTTGTGCTATTCTTCTACCTGCCTGTCAGCAGCTGTAATCTTCACATGCTTGCTTTTCTAAAAAATGTTCTCATGTTTTATAATTCAGTCTATctaagaaagaaaggaaaaaaacagaaaatgaaagcatTGACAGACTGATGTGCACGTAAGCTGCATGCTGGTGGACTCAGTTTAATGTAACTGGCCTAATTAATGGCTCTGTGATGCACTCTAGTGGTAAAACTCTGCAGTAACACCACAGTGACTGACACCAGCAGCCCAAGAGAAGCAACTTTGTGCTTATTCAGTGGATCACAGTGTGTGCTGCAGCGGGGTCATGAAGCTGTATGCTCTTTATTTTTAGGATGGTTCAAACTGCAGTAATGTGATGTCAGCGTAGAAAATCAATTTGTTTTGGCAAGTGTAAATTTAACCCTTCAAATAACTCCAGAAATcagcttcattaaaaaaaaatagttctaCTAGTACCAGCTATGGCTAGCTAATAAACATACTACATTGTAATAAATCTTATAACTTTGAGGTTTTAATGCAAATGCAGATGCAAGACTGTAGGACACTAGGAGCATTTGTGCTTAAAACATGACTGTCACTATATCACATTTTACACATCATGATTATCTTATAGACATATCATAATTTTGGTATCTCAActttaaatacatatataaatatacaatcctgtgaaaaagtaattatccCTTTTAGCTTCCATAGGAATGGAAAAGTTAAGTAGTGGCCAAGTGTTGCTATGAATGCACTTCATTAATTGATCACGAACAAGTGTAAGCATCTTTGTAATAGCAGACATTTTGGCTGTTTGCTAGTCTGGAGCATTCGGGTGTGTGTTAACATGATTGTGAGGAAAGATTTTAGAAAAGCAAATTTTGCTGCCCATCAGTGTGCCAATGGGTATACGGTCATTTCCAAACATTATGAAGTCCGTCATTCTACAGTGAGAGATTCtttaaaagtggaaaacattcaagacagttAACAGGTGATGTCTCAAGAAGTCCACCCAGAGGTCAGcccatgcaatgctcagagaaaccgCAAAAAACCAAGCGCTACATCTCAGACTACAGACCTCAAGCTGGACAAGTATGGCTTTTTTTAGAAGGGTTGCCGGAAGAAAGAATCGTATCTCCAAGACGTACCATGCTTTGGTTTGTTaaattgcatctgaacaaatcgCAAGACATCTGGAAAAATGACCAAAGAGAAGCTATTTAGCTCTAGTTATAATACACTGCACTACATCTTTCCAAAACCAACATTTGCCCaacgatgtgagagactgataaccCCACGGTGTATATGATATATGCAGTGGGGTTTGCATAGTTTATCTCAGGATAGCACAGAGTTCTTTTTCACAGGATTGCAGTGATTCAGCCAGTCCAATTCATCTATAACTTTGCATCTTGTCTTTTTAAGAAAGTAATTAAAACTCACACCTCACTGTAAAACAGTATACATTACTGATACAatatcaatatttcattttaaaatatcagTTTCTGTCAATGCAAAATTAAAGTCACACTCCTCTATTCAAAATACaccttattttaaaataatgtccAAGCAATAACTGGCACAGAGTATTTGGGGGGTGAATTTATTAGGGCTTTCTATGGCTAGTGTACATCATCATGATCTACAGAAAGAACTCCAAAGTTTATTCAGGGGACAGTCTTGACTGAGTGACCTCAAGCTTGAGGTATAAGTTATTGTTTCTGTTTACAATGTGTGATCAGTGTGTGTATCGTCCTTCAAATCAGAGGTAAAACCAAGCTgctaaatcagcaaaaaaacacaagagcaCCACAGTCTGGTGCTTATCTATGTTCCTTAAACCAAAAGATTcaactgacaaaaataaaaagtatgaacatgGGTTAATGCTGGCAAAGGTTAACATGTTGGGTTGTGCCCAGATTACAGAATATGGCTCTTTATCACAAATCCTGCTGAGTATTAACaaacaggtaaaaaacaaaaccaaaaaaaccctacaAGGATACTTGACTAATCGCCTTTTCTAAAACTTCACAGATAAAAGCAAGACACTTGCACTCCAGCTTTGAGTACAGGTACTTCATATTGACTgacacaaaacatacaagtgAGTTAAAATTAACAGAACATGTTTCTGTTCACAGCT comes from Astatotilapia calliptera chromosome 14, fAstCal1.2, whole genome shotgun sequence and encodes:
- the sgcg gene encoding gamma-sarcoglycan isoform X1, with protein sequence MWNNSHLHPWRQMVREQYVTTTEGSSTPRSVPDELYKIGIYGWRKRCLYLFVLLLIVILVVNFALTIWILRVMWFNTEGMGLLQVHGDGVKLEDGESEFLFPLYAQEIHSREDSSLLLHSSENVSLNARNENGDVIERISVGPKEAQGHTRNLLINSHNDNMLFTADGDKAEIGPDKLRVTGPEGALFQHSVEVPQLRSEMLKELRLESPTRSLSMDAPKGVFMKALAGNIEAASNMDVILQSKEGLLVLDAETVRMPRLPKSEDGVSGNAQILYEVCVCPSGKLFLSKAGRTSTCSDNQDC
- the sgcg gene encoding gamma-sarcoglycan isoform X2 translates to MVREQYVTTTEGSSTPRSVPDELYKIGIYGWRKRCLYLFVLLLIVILVVNFALTIWILRVMWFNTEGMGLLQVHGDGVKLEDGESEFLFPLYAQEIHSREDSSLLLHSSENVSLNARNENGDVIERISVGPKEAQGHTRNLLINSHNDNMLFTADGDKAEIGPDKLRVTGPEGALFQHSVEVPQLRSEMLKELRLESPTRSLSMDAPKGVFMKALAGNIEAASNMDVILQSKEGLLVLDAETVRMPRLPKSEDGVSGNAQILYEVCVCPSGKLFLSKAGRTSTCSDNQDC